From the genome of Geobacter sp. SVR, one region includes:
- the tpiA gene encoding triose-phosphate isomerase has translation MRTPVIAGNWKLFKTIGEATSLVSELKPLVAGATGVEIVVAPVFTALSRVADIAAGSNVQVAAQDCFWKEEGAYTGEVAPKLLKDAGCSHVIIGHSERRQFFGETDQTVNNKAKAALDAGLTAIVCVGETLAEREAGVTFAVIGKQVKEGLAGLSVDNLARVIVAYEPVWAIGTGKTASDEQAQEVHASIRALIGELFGTSAAAELRILYGGSVKPDNVKGLMTQADIDGALVGGASLVAESFAAIVNYGA, from the coding sequence ATGCGTACGCCGGTCATTGCAGGGAACTGGAAACTTTTCAAGACCATCGGCGAGGCTACCTCCCTGGTGAGCGAACTCAAGCCTCTGGTAGCAGGAGCAACAGGCGTCGAAATAGTCGTGGCCCCCGTATTCACCGCCCTGAGCCGCGTGGCGGATATCGCCGCCGGATCGAATGTGCAGGTTGCCGCTCAGGATTGCTTTTGGAAGGAAGAGGGGGCCTACACCGGAGAGGTGGCACCGAAGCTGTTGAAGGATGCCGGCTGCAGCCATGTGATCATAGGGCATTCGGAGCGGCGCCAGTTTTTCGGGGAAACCGACCAGACGGTCAACAACAAGGCCAAGGCGGCTCTAGATGCCGGTTTGACAGCCATTGTCTGTGTGGGTGAAACCCTTGCCGAACGCGAGGCCGGCGTCACGTTCGCCGTCATAGGAAAACAGGTCAAAGAGGGATTGGCAGGGCTTTCCGTCGATAACCTCGCACGCGTCATCGTTGCCTATGAACCGGTCTGGGCCATCGGCACCGGCAAGACAGCCAGCGATGAGCAGGCCCAGGAGGTGCATGCCTCCATCCGTGCGCTCATCGGAGAACTTTTCGGTACCTCGGCTGCCGCGGAACTGCGTATTCTGTACGGCGGCAGCGTCAAGCCCGACAATGTCAAGGGACTGATGACCCAGGCTGATATTGACGGTGCCCTGGTTGGAGGGGCCAGCCTTGTGGCGGAGTCTTTCGCGGCTATCGTAAACTACGGGGCATGA
- the secG gene encoding preprotein translocase subunit SecG, with protein sequence MTIFLTILHIIVCFFLVGVVLLQSGKGAEMGASFGSSGSQSVFGAGGGTTFLSKMTTGAAIIFMLTSLTLAYVSGKPSSSSIMSGKTKPAAGQKPVQAPQPTAPAPAQGTAAPVQAPKK encoded by the coding sequence ATGACAATTTTTCTCACAATTTTGCATATAATCGTATGTTTCTTTCTGGTTGGCGTTGTACTGCTGCAGTCGGGAAAGGGTGCCGAAATGGGCGCCTCCTTCGGGAGCAGCGGCAGCCAATCGGTCTTCGGCGCCGGAGGGGGTACCACCTTTCTGAGCAAAATGACCACCGGGGCCGCCATAATCTTCATGCTGACCTCCCTGACGCTGGCATATGTTTCTGGCAAGCCTTCGTCGTCATCCATCATGTCAGGTAAGACCAAGCCTGCTGCAGGACAGAAGCCGGTTCAAGCACCCCAGCCGACAGCTCCGGCGCCTGCTCAGGGGACCGCAGCACCGGTTCAGGCACCCAAGAAATAG